One genomic segment of Candidatus Nitrosocosmicus arcticus includes these proteins:
- a CDS encoding DUF1428 family protein — translation MSNSDNSTKQKDSRGQVAIFLYRAPKKNYDALVKINKHSHDFFMKHGVLKFEVFTLNARENMMDFVNLSKTISANDDEDVWLEIQSYRDAKHVQEFMKAMEGDKSGDEMYKEFMELITPGSIVTFGDFSKLEEIS, via the coding sequence ATGAGTAATTCGGATAATTCTACAAAGCAAAAAGATTCTAGGGGTCAGGTAGCCATTTTCCTATACCGCGCCCCAAAGAAAAACTATGATGCTTTAGTAAAAATTAACAAGCACTCCCATGATTTTTTTATGAAACACGGCGTATTAAAATTTGAGGTCTTTACCCTTAATGCTAGAGAGAACATGATGGATTTTGTAAATTTATCAAAAACCATTTCTGCTAATGATGACGAGGATGTATGGTTAGAAATCCAGTCCTATAGGGATGCAAAACATGTACAGGAGTTTATGAAGGCAATGGAAGGTGATAAAAGTGGAGATGAAATGTATAAGGAATTCATGGAACTTATTACTCCAGGTTCAATAGTTACTTTTGGGGATTTTAGTAAGTTGGAAGAAATATCTTAG
- a CDS encoding M23 family metallopeptidase: MRAKNMYMIPVPREMLQRIDRSSSPAHIGKLRNAVDFIAPKGTPVLAAADGVVTYINDDFNVGGPDASYWFYTNFITIRHSNGEYSRYDHLDYKSSRVKLNQKVKAGEEISKVGMTGYTYIPHLHFQVFVFTGYNIWTDFETIEIKNFRNIL; this comes from the coding sequence ATGAGGGCAAAAAACATGTACATGATCCCTGTGCCTAGAGAAATGCTACAAAGAATAGATAGATCATCTTCTCCTGCTCATATTGGTAAGCTTCGGAATGCAGTGGATTTTATTGCTCCTAAAGGTACACCCGTTCTTGCTGCAGCAGATGGAGTAGTAACTTACATCAATGATGATTTTAATGTTGGAGGTCCTGATGCATCGTACTGGTTTTATACTAATTTTATTACAATCAGGCATTCAAACGGGGAATACTCTCGATATGACCACCTTGATTACAAGAGCTCCAGGGTCAAATTAAATCAGAAGGTTAAAGCCGGTGAAGAGATATCTAAAGTTGGAATGACCGGTTATACCTATATCCCACATTTACACTTTCAAGTATTTGTATTCACAGGTTATAATATTTGGACCGATTTTGAAACAATAGAGATCAAGAATTTTAGAAATATTTTGTAG